From Leishmania mexicana MHOM/GT/2001/U1103 complete genome, chromosome 21, a single genomic window includes:
- a CDS encoding putative aspartyl-tRNA synthetase, producing the protein MLRVSLASCVSCRLRRVAGPTSCAVAAVVAVSSSPTVPKRWTSLPNARVSAQRFCSTSASGTQSASSISSPHCSASFPPSTPSAAPTAAGTLTNGAISGGGCGRACLTAHGASIASLRAAFHGSCVESGCVREGDEVTVRARLERMRGRGKLAFLHLRQPPLESVQAVCEGKELTKQAKSITPESIVDVTGVVRRADTPVQSTTCQGWELQVTALHVVSQAGTPLPFPYHDTNAKLDTRLNHRVMDLRTEKMIATSRLVSALGQSFRNELLARDFIEVHTPKLLGAASEGGSNVFRVDYFERKAYLAQSPQLHKQMMVMGDAMRVFEVGPVFRAENSLTHRHLTEFVGLDGEMVVKDSHTEVLDVLEPVMCAVLAHLTQQHGNLIDALWKQQQQQGEGLENGGGDPQPATAAEPPRCGSHGHAPRDVCCQVALERMASLGITTDTSPTTRTPFKISAHVDPYHARVGGDGSGCRVLRMSFANASQLLADCGGPEAMADCTRPIEDFTLPQERRLGQLIKERYGVDLYVIDGFPSSVRPFYTMPVDPSMPDGPTRSYDMYLRGEEICSGAQRVHQIELLEQRLSAKKVDKVSVKDYVDSFRYGAWPHGGFGLGLERIALFFLGLSDIRQVSLFPRDPKRITP; encoded by the coding sequence ATGCTGCGGGTGTCGCTTGCCTCGTGCGTGTCATGTCGCCTGCGTCGCGTTGCCGGACCCACGTCCTGTGCTGTGgccgcagtcgtcgccgTTTCGTCTTCGCCAACGGTGCCCAAGAGATGGACATCTCTTCCCAACGCACGGGTCTCCGCGCAGCGCTTCTGCAGTACGAGCGCCAGCGGTACCCAAAGTGCTTCCAGCATCAGCTCGCCCCATTGCTCCGCATCGTTTCCACCCTCTACCCCATCTGCTGCCCCAACGGCGGCAGGCACGTTGACCAACGGCGCCATCTcgggaggcggctgcggcagggcGTGCCTGACTGCACACGGCGCCTCCATTGCTTCCCTCCGCGCCGCCTTTCACGGCAGCTGCGTTGAGAGTGGATGCGTTCGCGAAGGCGACGAGGTCACCGTGCGGGCTCGCTTAGAACGGATGCGCGGCCGCGGCAAGCTTGCCTTTCTTCACCtccggcagccgccgctggagTCCGTGCAGGCAGTGTGCGAGGGCAAAGAGCTGACGAAGCAGGCGAAGAGTATTACACCAGAGTCCATTGTCGATGTCACGGGCGTCGTGCGCCGCGCGGACACCCCTGTGCAGTCGACCACGTGCCAGGGGTGGGAACTGcaggtgacggcgctgcatgTCGTCAGTCAGGCGGGCACCCCGCTACCGTTTCCGTATCACGACACCAACGCAAAGCTGGACACCCGCCTCAACCACCGCGTTATGGACCTCCGCACCGAAAAAATGATCGCGACGTCGCGGCTCGTGTCAGCCCTCGGGCAGAGCTTCCGCAACGAGCTTCTCGCACGCGACTTCATCGAGGTGCACACGCCGAAGCTGCTTGGGGCCGCTTCGgagggcggcagcaacgTGTTCCGGGTGGACTACTTTGAGCGCAAGGCGTACCTGGCGCAGtcaccgcagctgcacaagcagatgatggtgatgggCGACGCGATGCGGGTGTTTGAGGTCGGGCCGGTGTTTCGTGCCGAGAATAGTCTGACGCATCGGCACTTGACGGAGTTTGTTGGTCTTGATGGTGAGATGGTGGTCAAAGACAGCCACACGGAGGTGCTCGACGTGCTGGAGCCAGTCATGTGCGCCGTTCTGGCGCACCTcacacagcagcacggcaaCCTTATCGATGCTCTCTGgaagcagcaacagcagcaaggGGAAGGCCTGGAaaacggtggcggtgatcCGCAacctgccaccgctgcggagCCGCCTCGCTGTGGCAGTCACGGCCACGCGCCGCGTGATGTGTGCTGCCAGGTTGCACTGGAGCGCATGGCGTCCTTGGGGATCACCACAGACACCTCTCCGACGACGCGGACACCGTTCAAAATCTCCGCGCACGTGGATCCCTATCACGCTCGCGTGGGCGGCGACGGTAGCGGGTGCCGCGTGCTGCGCATGAGCTTCGCAAAcgcgtcgcagctgctggcggactGCGGTGGGCCAGAGGCCATGGCGGACTGCACACGGCCCATTGAGGACTTTACGCTGCCGCAGGAGCGCCGCCTTGGCCAGCTGATAAAGGAGCGCTACGGGGTCGACCTCTACGTGATCGACGGCTTTCCTTCCTCTGTCAGGCCTTTTTACACGATGCCGGTGGACCCATCGATGCCGGATGGCCCAACGCGGAGCTACGACATGTACCTACGTGGGGAGGAGATCTGCAGTGGCGCACAGCGTGTCCACCAGAtcgagctgctggagcagcgaCTGTCGGCGAAGAAGGTGGACAAGGTGAGCGTGAAGGACTATGTTGACTCCTTCCGCTACGGCGCGTGGCCACACGGCGGCTTCGGCCTGGGGCTCGAGCGCATtgccctcttcttcctcggCCTCAGCGACATCCGGCAGGTGTCACTGTTCCCACGCGACCCGAAGCGGATCACCCCGTGA
- a CDS encoding histone H2A translates to MCAHRCTHRHVTLSTTIWAQLHCSPSPPLTDTPTPFLSPLRKHGYSSQRQEGLPQERLQVREVRPDLPGGPRWRDDAPRPVRSSCRLLWRRVHGGRAGVPDRGAAGAVREGGRTEREEAVPPEPAHCDAGRAPRQRHQLAPEERDPVSQRRCTKRQQSCVEEEGRQEAQGDAERVSPPA, encoded by the coding sequence ATGTGTGCCCATCGAtgcacacaccgacacgtcACACTCTCTACCACCATCTGGGCACAGCTTCATTGCtctccatcacctcctctgaccgacacacccacccccttcctctctcctctccgtaAACATGGCTACTCCTCGCAGCGCCAAGAAGGCCTCCCGCAAGAGCGGCTCCAAGTCCGCGAAGTGCGGCCTGATCTTCCCGGTGGGCCGCGTTGGCGGGATGATGCGCCGCGGCCAGTACGCTCGTCGTGTCGGCTCCTCTGGCGCCGTGTACATGGCGGCCGTGCTGGAGTACCTGaccgcggagctgctggagctgtcCGTGAAGGCGGCCGCACAGAGCGGGAagaagcggtgccgcctgAACCCGCGCACTGTGATGCTGGCCGCGCGCCACGACAGCGACATCAGCTCGCTCCTGAAGAACGTGACCCTGTCTCACAGCGGCGTTGTACCAAGCGCCAGCAAAGCTGTGTCGAAGAAGAAGGGCGGCAAGAAGCTCAAGGCGACGCCGAGCGCGTAAGCCCTCCGGCTtga
- a CDS encoding putative histone H2A — protein sequence MATPRSAKKASRKSGSKSAKCGLIFPVGRVGGMMRRGQYARRVGSSGAVYMAAVLEYLTAELLELSVKAAAQSGKKRCRLNPRTVMLAARHDSDISSLLKSVTLSHSGVVPSASKAVSKKKGGKKLKATPSA from the coding sequence ATGGCTACTCCTCGCAGCGCCAAGAAGGCCTCCCGCAAGAGCGGCTCCAAGTCCGCGAAGTGCGGCCTGATCTTCCCTGTGGGCCGCGTTGGCGGGATGATGCGCCGCGGCCAGTACGCTCGTCGTGTCGGCTCCTCTGGCGCCGTGTACATGGCGGCCGTGCTGGAGTACCTGaccgcggagctgctggagctgtcCGTGAAGGCGGCCGCACAGAGCGGGAagaagcggtgccgcctgAACCCGCGCACTGTGATGCTGGCCGCGCGCCACGACAGCGACATCAGCTCGCTCCTGAAGAGCGTGACCCTGTCTCACAGCGGCGTTGTACCAAGCGCCAGCAAAGCTGTGTCGAAGAAGAAGGGCGGCAAGAAGCTCAAGGCGACGCCGAGCGCTTAG